The DNA segment ATGCATCTGTCCACCCAGACCGGCCAGCTGGTCACGGCACTGCGCGCACCGCAGATCCGGGGCCGGTGGGGCGAGATCCAGCTCGAGCGGGTCGTCGAGCTCGCAGGCATGGTCAAGCACTGCGATTTCGACACGCAGGTGAGCAAGGACGGCATTCGACCCGACATGATCGTCCGTCTTGCCGGCGGTCGACAGATCGTCGTCGACGCCAAAGTGCCGTTCGCGGCGTACCTCGACGCCGCCCAGGACGAGGATCCCGCCGCGCGGGAGAAGAATCTGCGACGCCACGCCAAGCAACTGCGCACCCACATCGACCAGTTGGCCGACAAGGCGTACTGGCAGGCGTTCGAGCCGACACCCGAATTCGTCGTGCTGTTCGTTCCCGGCGACCCGTTTCTCGACGCGGCCCTGACATCGGACACCGGTCTGCTCGAGTACGCCTTCGGTCGGAACGTGATCCTGGCCACCCCGACCACCCTGGTCGCGTTATTGAGGACCGTCGCCTACACGTGGAAGCAGGAGTCACTGGCCGAGGACGCTGCACGCATCCAGCAACTGGGACGCGAGCTGTACACGCGGATCGGTGTGGTCTCGACACACCTGGACAAGCTCGGCGCCCACCTCGGCAAGGCCGTGGAGTCCTTCAATTCCACCGTCGGGTCCGTCGATACCCGGGTGAGCGTGACGGCGAGAAAGCTGCACGAGCTCGAGCTGTTCGACGCCGAGCCGGTGGACATCGCCCGAGTGGACGAGCGGCCCAAACTGTCCGATTCGTCCCGCTACCGGCACGACTTCGGTCATGTCAGCGATGCAGTCGGGTGAACAACGGCTAACCTCGGGGGGTGTCTACCTCCCAACGTGCCCGCTCCGGGGTACCGCTGGATCACCGATCCATCCTCGCGACCCTGCCCGGCGTTCCTGCATGGGGTGCCGTCGCGATCGCCGCGGGACTGACTTTTCTCGGATTTCTGATCGATGCCGCACGCGGTACCGAGCTGACCGGTGCGTTCGCGTTCATGTACGTCCTGGGCTGCATCGCCGGCGTTCTGCTCGTCCGCTTCCGCGGACTGTTCACCGCGATGGTGCAAGCCCCACTGATCCTGTTCGTGGCCGTGCCGCTGTCGTATCAGTACTTCACCGAGAACGCAGGAACCAGCCTCAAGGACATCCTCCTCAACGTTGCCATTCCGCTGGTCAATCGGTTTCCGCTGATGTTGCTCGGCACATTGGTTGCCGTCGGACTCGGAGTTCTACGCATCGTGCTCAAACGGCAGAACACGCATGCCCCCACCCTTCGACGCAGTCCGAAGCCCAGCGACGACAAGCCCACCAGAGCCCAGCGCCGGGCACAGGAAGAGCGCCCCGAACGATCCCGCAGGCGAGCGGCCGCAGCCGATCGCAGCACCGACTCCGCGGCCGAGGCCACCGACATCGTGCCCGGGCCGTACGTCGGTCGCCGAAGCACCGATTCTCGTCCGCGTCCCGACACCGAATCTCGCTCCAGTGCGACCCCTCGCCCCGGCTCCCGCTCTGCGGCAGATCCCACCGCAAGCCCCCGGCGATCGGCTGCAGCACCGCCGACTCGATACGCCGCCACCGACTCCCCTCGGCAGAACTACAAGCCCGAATACCAGCGAACGCAGTATCCGCAGGCACAGTCACGTGAACCGCAGCCACGCGAGACACAGTCACGTGAGACACAGCGACCACAACCGTCCGAGTCGCGCTACTCGGCAGAGCCCCGGTACTCGACCGAACCCCGTCGCGAGCGATCGGCCAGGATTCAGGCTCCTCGCGAGGTTGCCGATCCGTACAGCACCGGAGCCAGGCCCGTCGTGACTCCTCGGACGGGCGCATCCGCTGCACACAATTCGTCCGCAGGTGACGGCCAGGGAGATCACGCTCTGCCCACCTCGCACCGGGACGACATTCCCCCGCATCCGGTGCCGCGGGTTCGCTATCGCGACCGCCACAGCGACTAGCGCGAACATCGAAAAACGCCTCGTATCGGTTTCCCTGCTCCTGGGCAGGGGTTCCGATACGAGGCGTTGACTCTTCGTGGGCCGTGCTCCTAGCGAGCTGGGCGCAGCTCGCGGGGCAGGGAGAACACCAGCGTCTCGTTCGCGGTGGTGACCGGCTGTACGTCTGCGTAGCCGTGCTCGGCGAACAGTTCGATGACGCCCTGCACCAGGATCTCCGGTACGGATGCACCCGAGGTGATGCCGATCGTCTCGACCCCGTCGAGCCAGGCCAGGTCGATTTCCTTGGCGTAGTCGACGAGGTAGCTCGCTCGCGCACCTGCGCCCAGTGCAACCTCGACCAACCGCACCGAGTTCGAGGAGTTCTTGGAGCCGACGACGATCACCAGATCGCATTCCGGTGCCATCGCCTTCACCGCGACCTGACGGTTCTGCGTGGCGTAGCAGATGTCGTCGCTCGGCGGGTCCTGGAGCGTCGGGAAGCGCTCACGCAGTTTCGCGACCGTCATCATCGTCTCGTCGACGCTCAGCGTGGTCTGGGACAGCCAGATGACTTTCTTCTCGTCTCGAACGGTGACGTTGCCGACCGACTCGGGGCCGTCGACCAGCTGAATGTGTTCGGGAGCCTCGCCTGCGGTGCCCTCGACCTCCTCGTGGCCCTCGTGGCCGATGAGGAGGATGTCGAAGTCGTCCCTGGCGAAGCGCTTCGCTTCCTGGTGCACCTTGGTCACCAACGGGCAGGTGGCGTCGATGGTGCGCAGGCTTCGCTCGGCCGCGGAGGTGTGTACGGCAGGTGAGACACCGTGCGCGGAGAACACCAGCAGCGATCCCTCGGGAACCTCGTCGGTCTCCTCCACGAACACCGCGCCGCGATCGGACAGCGTCTCGACCACGTGCCGGTTGTGCACGATCTCCTTGCGCACGTACACCGGCGCACCGTGCTGCTCCAGCGCCTTCTCGACGGTTTCGACCGCACGATCGACACCCGCGCAATAGCCCCGCGGCTCCGCGAGCAGCACTCGCTTACCCCCGGCGTACGAGGACTTACCCGCACCGGCGGACTGTGCAATACCAATATTCAGAGGAACAGCCGAAGACATACCTCCCAGGATACGTGCACCGAGCTCGCCTGCCTCGTTTCCACGTCCCTCGACCCCGGCCGCGAAGGGTCGTACAGCCTGTCGGCTACCCAAAGTTCACCGTTTCGGGCAGTCTGGTGCACATGACTCGAGTCCCCTTTGCAGCGCGTGTGGCTGCAGGCGTCGCCGTGACCGTCGTGGAAGAGGCTCGCAAGCTTCCCGGTTCCGCCCTGATGCTGCCGATGACGGTCGTCAGCGAGGCACTGGCGCGCAGTATGCGATTCCAGCAGCAGGTGACGGCGTTGGCCATCAAGGGCGATCTGGTCATCGCGAACTTGCCGGTCATCGGGACCCCGAGCGAGGAGCAGCCCGCCTGGGCCAGCTTCGACGAGGACGGGGACGAGACCTTCGACACCGAGTCGAGATTCGACGCCGCTGTGATCACCGACGACGTCGATGTGCCCGACGCCCCCGTGGCCGAGCCGGTCGCGGCGAACGGCCGCTTCGCTCTGTACTCGACGCCTCCGCTGGATGAGCCGGTTCAGGACACCTCGGCCAAGCGCGCTCCCTCCGCCGACAAGCCCGAGATCGTCGAGATGATCGACTTCGACACCCTCGCCCTGGCACAGCTGCGCGCCCGCCTGCGCACGCTCTCGATCGAGGACCTCGAAACCCTGCTCGACTACGAGAACGACACGCTCTCTCGCGCGCCCTTCCAGACGATGCTCGCCAACCGCATCACCACCGCCAAGGCCAAGTGAGCACTTCCCCAACCCAGTCCGGTCCCACCCAGCCAGGCGCGAGCACCGCCGAACAGCCGTGGCCGGTGCGTACCGTCGCCATGAAGGTTGCCGGCTGGATCGACAAGCTCGGCTCCATCTGGGTGGAGGGGCAGCTCACCCAGATCAACGCTCGTCCCGGCACCAGGACGGCCTTTCTGACGCTGCGTGATCCGTCGGCCGACATGTCGCTGTCTGTCACGTGTTCGCCGCAGTTGCTCGAGCGTTCACCCGTTCCGCTGACCGAGGGTGCGCGCGTCATCCTCTACGGCAAGTTGTCGTTCTTCACCGGTAGGGGAACGATCTCGCTGCGCGCCACGGACATTCGCGCGGTGGGCGTCGGCGAACTGCTGGCTCGTATCGAACGTCTCAGAGCTCTGCTCGCCGCGGAGGGTTTGTTCGACCCACGCCTCAAACGTCCGCTGCCGTTCCTGCCGGGCACCATCGGATTGATCACCGCGCGCGCCAGCGCAGCCGAGAAGGACGTGCTGACCGTCGCGCAGAGGCGTTGGCCTGCGGTCCGATTCGAGGTCCGCAACACACCGGTCCAGGGCCCACAAGCTGTTCCGGCGATTCTGGACGCGCTGAAGGAGCTGAACGACGACCCCGCCGTCGACGTCATCGTCCTCGCCCGCGGCGGCGGTAGCGTCGAGGATCTGTTGCCGTTCTCGGACGAGGCCCTGTGCCGCGCCATCGCCCGCGCCACCACGCCCATCGTCAGTGCCATCGGCCACGAGCCCGACAGCCCCCTGAGTGACCACGTCGCGGATCTGCGGGCCGCAACCCCTACCGATGCCGCCAAACTCGTGGTGCCCGACGCCGTCGCCGAACAAGCCCTGGTCTCGGAACTGAAGTCGAGAAGTGCTGCAGCGCTGCGTAATTGGGTCGAGCGCGAGGCACGCGGACTGGACATGCTCCGACACCGTCCGGTACTGGCGGACCCACTGGCCTCGCTCGAGCAACGTCGCGAGGAGGTTCTACGGCTGCTCGATGCTGCCCGACGCGACGTGCAACGCGAACTCACCACACAGGACACGCTCGTCGAACATCTACGGGCCAGGCTGTCGACGCTGGGTCCTGCTGCCACACTTGCTCGGGGCTATGCCGTCGTACAGCGGGTGGTCGCGGGTTCGGATCCCGAGGTTCTGCGTTCGGTCGAGGACGCACCACCGGGTACACAGATCAGAGTGCGCGTGGCCGACGGTGCCGTCACCGCCGCAGTCATGGGGCGAGTCAAATGACAGAAGGAGTACGCATGAGCGAGAACGACAAGCCGGTATCGGAACTGGGCTACGAAGAGGCCCGCGACGAGCTGGTGGGCGTGGTGAAGATCCTCGAGCAGGGCGGGCTCGATCTCGACGCCTCCCTGGCTCTGTGGGAGCGGGGAGAGCAGCTGGCCACTCGTTGCGAGGAGCAGCTCGCCGGTGCCCGCAAGCGGATCGAGACCGCGCTCGCGAGCACCGAGAAGGACAGCTAGGGCGCGAGCGGTTCGGTGATCTCGAGGGCCTGGGCGAGAGTGGTGAAGTCCACATCGTTCGCGGTACCGCCCAGCAGGATTCGCACGTCGCCGAAGTCCGAGACCCAATACTTCCGCGAGCCTTCCTCGCCGTAGACGACCCAGTCTCGACCCGAGACGCTCTGCGCGCCCGACGCGTACACCGTTTCCTCGCCGGCCACGAAAGGCACCAACACTTCCTCGACGGCGCTGGTCTGGGTCAGCTGCAGATACGCACCCGATCCGGTGATGTATCCGACAGTCGACACCGGTCCGCCGTTGTCGCCGGAGATCGTGGGACGACTGCCCGAGTTGGGCGTCCATTCCTCGGGAACAACCGGATTACGCACCGGAAAACCGATTTCGGACGCGTCGTACTGCAGCGCGGTGTCGATGTCGAAGTTGGGAATGGGCCCCTGCCTGGGCCCGCCGGGGCTCAACGAGCATTGACTGGCGATACCCGCAATCAACAAACACGCGATGACCAGCGGAATGAGCGACCACACCATGTCGCGGCTGTTGTTGAGAATCCGGGGTTTGCTGTTCGCCACATCTCCAGTATCCCCTCTGCGCAGCAGTGCTCGGTCGGCGCGTGCCTCACAGACGACCCGACCCCACCGCGGGCATCACAGAAGTGAGATAATCGCGCCTGGGTAACACCCCACCAACCAGGAGGCTACAAACCGATGACGGCCAGCACCGAGTCCACTCGCGCCATGGCGCCAGATCGCAACCTCGCACTCGAACTCGTCCGCGTCACCGAGGCCGGTGCGCTCGCCTCGGGTCGCTGGGTCGGTCGCGGCGACAAGGAAGGTGGCGACGGAGCAGCAGTCGATGCCATGCGGCAGTTGGTCAGCTCGGTCTCGATGCGCGGCGTCGTCGTCATCGGCGAGGGCGAGAAGGACGAAGCGCCGATGCTCTACAACGGCGAGCAGGTCGGCAACGGCAACGGCCCCGAGGTCGACTTCGCCGTCGATCCCGTCGACGGCACGACGTTGATGGCCAAGGGCATGCCCAACGCCATCTCGGTTCTCGCGGTCGCCGAGCGCGGCGCGATGTTCGATCCGTCCGCCGTCTTCTACATGAAGAAGATCGCCGTCGGACCCGACTTCGCCGACGTCATCGACATCACCGCACCGGTCGCGGAGAACATCGCCCGCGTCGCCAAGATCAAGAAGGGATCCACCTCCGACGTCACGGTGTGCATCCTCGACCGACCCCGGCACGCCGAGCTGATCCAGCAGGTGCGCGACACCGGCGCCCGCATTCGACTGATCTCCGACGGCGACGTCGCCGGTGCCATCGCCGCCGCACGCCCCACCTCTCCCATCGACATCCTCATGGGCACCGGCGGAACCCCCGAGGGCATCATCGCCGCGGCCGCCATGCGCTGCATGGGTGGCGCGCACCAGGGCATGCTGGCTCCGACCGACGACGACGAGCGCCAGAAGGCGATCGACGCCGGACACGATCTCGATCGCGTCCTGTCCACCGAGGACCTGGTCTCGGGCGAGAACGTCTTCTTCACCGCGACCGGCGTCACCGACGGCGACCTGCTCCAGGGCGTCCGATACTCGGGCGGCGGCGCACACACGCAGTCCATCGTGATGCGCTCGAAGTCCGGCACCGTCCGCATGATCGACGCGTACCACCAGCTCAACAAGCTCAAGGAGTACTCGAACATCGACTTCGACGGCGACACCTCCGGCGCCATCCCGTCCTTCTGACCGTCCGCTCGACGAAGTTTCCGCTCCCCTACCGAGGCAAGAGGTCAATGACAGAGAACGAACAGCAGTTCCGGATCGAGCACGACACCATGGGAGAGGTTCGCGTTCCCATCGATGCGCTCTGGCGTGCCCAGACGCAGCGTGCCGTGGAGAACTTCCCCATCTCGGGCCGTCCGCTCGAGCGCACTCAGATTCGCGCGATGGGCCTGCTCAAGGCAGCCTGCGCGCAGGTCAACAAGGACCTCGGTCTGCTCGACGGCACCCTGGCCGACGCGATCATCGCCGCAGCCACCGAGATCGCCGACGGCAAGCACGACGACCAGTTCCCGATCGACGTCTTCCAGACCGGCTCGGGCACCAGCTCGAACATGAACGCCAACGAGGTCATCGCGTCGATCGCGAAGGCGGCAGGCGTCGAGGTGCACCCCAACGATCACGTGAACATGTCGCAGTCCTCCAACGACACGTTCCCGACGGCCACTCACGTCGCCGCCACCGAGGCAGCCGTCACCTCGCTCGTGCCCGCACTGCGCCACCTCCACGAGGCTCTCGTGGTCAAGGCAACGGAGTGGAAGCACGTCGTGAAGTCCGGCCGCACCCACCTCATGGATGCCGTTCCGGTCACCCTCGGACAGGAATTCGGCGGCTACGCCCGTCAGATCGAAGCCGGCATCGAACGCGTCGAGGCCACCCTGCCGCGGCTCGGTGAACTGCCCATCGGCGGCACCGCCGTCGGCACCGGACTCAACGCACCCGACGGCTTCGGACCGAAAGTCGTTGCCGCACTGGTCGCGTCGACCGGTATCGATGCACTCACCGCCGCCAAGGATTCGTTCGAGGCGCAGGCCGCACGTGACGGACTCGTCGAGGCCTCGGGCGCACTGCGCACCATCGCGGTCTCACTGACCAAGATTGCCAACGACATTCGCTGGATGGGATCGGGACCGCTCACCGGACTCGGCGAGATCACCCTCCCCGACCTGCAGCCCGGTAGCTCCATCATGCCCGGCAAGGTCAATCCCGTTCTGCCCGAGGCTGTTACGCAGGTCGCGGCTCAGGTCATCGGCAACGACGCCGCAGTCGCATTCGGCGGCGCGTCGGGCGCATTCGAGCTCAACGTGTACATCCCGATGATGGCGCGCAACGTACTCGAATCGTTCAAGCTGCTCGCCAACGTCTCGGTGCTGTTCGCCGACAAGTGTGTCGTCGGCCTCGAAGCCAACGTCGAGCACCTCAAGACCCTCGCCGAGTCCTCGCCGTCCATCGTGACGCCGCTGAACTCCGCGATCGGCTACGAGGAAGCTGCCGCCGTCGCGAAGCAGGCACTCAAGGAGAAGAAGACGATCCGTCAGACGGTCATCGACCGCGGACTGATCGGCGACAAGCTCAGTGAGGCCGAACTGGACAAGCGCCTCGACGTCCTCGCTATGGCGAAGGTCAAGGACTAGCTTCCCCGTTCGCCCGCCGAACCCCTGAACGCGTGAATGGTCCATTGCACCGCCGAGACGTGTGCAATGGACCATTCACGCTTTCGAAAGGGGCCGAACCTCAGGCGAGGTGCGCGAGTTCCTCGCGTGCCTTCAGGCCGTCCTCGCCCAGATCGGTGCGGTCGAAGATCTTCCAGCCTGCGAGCAGTGGCTTGAACACCTTGTCGCGTTCCTGATCGGCGTCGTAGATTCCGGCTTCGGCGAGGGCGGCGGTGCTGCTGCCGCGGTCCGGGAGATCGACCTCGGGAATCTTGAATCCGTTGATCCGGTCTGCGATGGCGCGGGCGGCCTGGTCGGGCACCACGGCGAATGCCTCGTCGATGATGTTGGCGTAGAACGTCGACTGCAGCGCGTCGTCGTCGGCGATGCGGCCGAGGATGGTGGCCAGCACCGGGTCCTTGCCGAGGGCGATGGTGTTGCGGTTGCGCAGCGAGGCTGCGGCTTCCTCG comes from the Rhodococcus sp. SBT000017 genome and includes:
- a CDS encoding DUF6542 domain-containing protein, with translation MSTSQRARSGVPLDHRSILATLPGVPAWGAVAIAAGLTFLGFLIDAARGTELTGAFAFMYVLGCIAGVLLVRFRGLFTAMVQAPLILFVAVPLSYQYFTENAGTSLKDILLNVAIPLVNRFPLMLLGTLVAVGLGVLRIVLKRQNTHAPTLRRSPKPSDDKPTRAQRRAQEERPERSRRRAAAADRSTDSAAEATDIVPGPYVGRRSTDSRPRPDTESRSSATPRPGSRSAADPTASPRRSAAAPPTRYAATDSPRQNYKPEYQRTQYPQAQSREPQPRETQSRETQRPQPSESRYSAEPRYSTEPRRERSARIQAPREVADPYSTGARPVVTPRTGASAAHNSSAGDGQGDHALPTSHRDDIPPHPVPRVRYRDRHSD
- a CDS encoding 4-hydroxy-3-methylbut-2-enyl diphosphate reductase, producing the protein MSSAVPLNIGIAQSAGAGKSSYAGGKRVLLAEPRGYCAGVDRAVETVEKALEQHGAPVYVRKEIVHNRHVVETLSDRGAVFVEETDEVPEGSLLVFSAHGVSPAVHTSAAERSLRTIDATCPLVTKVHQEAKRFARDDFDILLIGHEGHEEVEGTAGEAPEHIQLVDGPESVGNVTVRDEKKVIWLSQTTLSVDETMMTVAKLRERFPTLQDPPSDDICYATQNRQVAVKAMAPECDLVIVVGSKNSSNSVRLVEVALGAGARASYLVDYAKEIDLAWLDGVETIGITSGASVPEILVQGVIELFAEHGYADVQPVTTANETLVFSLPRELRPAR
- a CDS encoding DNA recombination protein RmuC, which codes for MNILTAFGLLVALGIGAVVGWLLHASRMGDRAFRAEAQLAALREHEGMLRQSLSAVNEDSARRNSTVIGQQVSHLVEPLHDAVDALSEHVRQVEHNRIRAYAGLSEQVTGMHRASMHLSTQTGQLVTALRAPQIRGRWGEIQLERVVELAGMVKHCDFDTQVSKDGIRPDMIVRLAGGRQIVVDAKVPFAAYLDAAQDEDPAAREKNLRRHAKQLRTHIDQLADKAYWQAFEPTPEFVVLFVPGDPFLDAALTSDTGLLEYAFGRNVILATPTTLVALLRTVAYTWKQESLAEDAARIQQLGRELYTRIGVVSTHLDKLGAHLGKAVESFNSTVGSVDTRVSVTARKLHELELFDAEPVDIARVDERPKLSDSSRYRHDFGHVSDAVG
- the glpX gene encoding class II fructose-bisphosphatase, with translation MTASTESTRAMAPDRNLALELVRVTEAGALASGRWVGRGDKEGGDGAAVDAMRQLVSSVSMRGVVVIGEGEKDEAPMLYNGEQVGNGNGPEVDFAVDPVDGTTLMAKGMPNAISVLAVAERGAMFDPSAVFYMKKIAVGPDFADVIDITAPVAENIARVAKIKKGSTSDVTVCILDRPRHAELIQQVRDTGARIRLISDGDVAGAIAAARPTSPIDILMGTGGTPEGIIAAAAMRCMGGAHQGMLAPTDDDERQKAIDAGHDLDRVLSTEDLVSGENVFFTATGVTDGDLLQGVRYSGGGAHTQSIVMRSKSGTVRMIDAYHQLNKLKEYSNIDFDGDTSGAIPSF
- a CDS encoding DUF4245 domain-containing protein → MANSKPRILNNSRDMVWSLIPLVIACLLIAGIASQCSLSPGGPRQGPIPNFDIDTALQYDASEIGFPVRNPVVPEEWTPNSGSRPTISGDNGGPVSTVGYITGSGAYLQLTQTSAVEEVLVPFVAGEETVYASGAQSVSGRDWVVYGEEGSRKYWVSDFGDVRILLGGTANDVDFTTLAQALEITEPLAP
- a CDS encoding class II fumarate hydratase, which encodes MTENEQQFRIEHDTMGEVRVPIDALWRAQTQRAVENFPISGRPLERTQIRAMGLLKAACAQVNKDLGLLDGTLADAIIAAATEIADGKHDDQFPIDVFQTGSGTSSNMNANEVIASIAKAAGVEVHPNDHVNMSQSSNDTFPTATHVAATEAAVTSLVPALRHLHEALVVKATEWKHVVKSGRTHLMDAVPVTLGQEFGGYARQIEAGIERVEATLPRLGELPIGGTAVGTGLNAPDGFGPKVVAALVASTGIDALTAAKDSFEAQAARDGLVEASGALRTIAVSLTKIANDIRWMGSGPLTGLGEITLPDLQPGSSIMPGKVNPVLPEAVTQVAAQVIGNDAAVAFGGASGAFELNVYIPMMARNVLESFKLLANVSVLFADKCVVGLEANVEHLKTLAESSPSIVTPLNSAIGYEEAAAVAKQALKEKKTIRQTVIDRGLIGDKLSEAELDKRLDVLAMAKVKD
- a CDS encoding exodeoxyribonuclease VII small subunit, with the protein product MSENDKPVSELGYEEARDELVGVVKILEQGGLDLDASLALWERGEQLATRCEEQLAGARKRIETALASTEKDS
- the xseA gene encoding exodeoxyribonuclease VII large subunit, with product MSTSPTQSGPTQPGASTAEQPWPVRTVAMKVAGWIDKLGSIWVEGQLTQINARPGTRTAFLTLRDPSADMSLSVTCSPQLLERSPVPLTEGARVILYGKLSFFTGRGTISLRATDIRAVGVGELLARIERLRALLAAEGLFDPRLKRPLPFLPGTIGLITARASAAEKDVLTVAQRRWPAVRFEVRNTPVQGPQAVPAILDALKELNDDPAVDVIVLARGGGSVEDLLPFSDEALCRAIARATTPIVSAIGHEPDSPLSDHVADLRAATPTDAAKLVVPDAVAEQALVSELKSRSAAALRNWVEREARGLDMLRHRPVLADPLASLEQRREEVLRLLDAARRDVQRELTTQDTLVEHLRARLSTLGPAATLARGYAVVQRVVAGSDPEVLRSVEDAPPGTQIRVRVADGAVTAAVMGRVK
- a CDS encoding lipid droplet-associated protein — its product is MTRVPFAARVAAGVAVTVVEEARKLPGSALMLPMTVVSEALARSMRFQQQVTALAIKGDLVIANLPVIGTPSEEQPAWASFDEDGDETFDTESRFDAAVITDDVDVPDAPVAEPVAANGRFALYSTPPLDEPVQDTSAKRAPSADKPEIVEMIDFDTLALAQLRARLRTLSIEDLETLLDYENDTLSRAPFQTMLANRITTAKAK